A single genomic interval of Arthrobacter globiformis harbors:
- a CDS encoding sulfate/molybdate ABC transporter ATP-binding protein: MTFTLNAALHARNLDVSLTLGPDETVAVLGPNGAGKSTLLGIIAGLLRPDSGHAVLGQKTLFDLNGGNGHFLPPHTRGTALLAQEPLLFPHMSVLDNVAFGPRAAGANRASALQTARHWLAEVEAAEFADRRPGQLSGGQAQRVAIARALATDPELLLLDEPMAALDIHAAPMLRRLLKRVLANRRAIIITHDVLDALMLADRAIVVEGGRITEEGPTRAVLEKPRSKFAAGLAGMNLLPGTITHRGLTSDGGLNITAHPEDGAVPGQAGVAVFSPTAVSVFLSAEHGSPRNSFAVTITDLEPHGDQIRVHAGGLSADITPAASADLGLTPGMTVYFVIKATAVAVYPA; the protein is encoded by the coding sequence ATGACGTTCACGCTCAACGCCGCGCTGCACGCCCGGAACTTAGACGTCTCCCTCACGCTCGGCCCTGACGAAACCGTAGCCGTGCTGGGGCCAAATGGAGCCGGCAAGTCCACACTGCTGGGGATTATCGCCGGGCTCCTCCGCCCGGACAGCGGGCACGCCGTCCTCGGACAGAAGACACTTTTCGACCTCAACGGCGGGAACGGCCACTTCCTGCCGCCGCACACCCGGGGAACAGCGTTGCTCGCACAGGAACCGCTGCTGTTTCCGCACATGAGCGTGTTGGACAATGTCGCCTTCGGACCCCGGGCGGCCGGCGCGAACCGGGCTAGCGCGCTGCAGACGGCACGGCACTGGCTGGCCGAAGTGGAAGCCGCGGAGTTCGCGGACCGGCGGCCCGGCCAGCTTTCGGGCGGCCAGGCGCAGCGCGTCGCCATCGCCCGCGCCCTGGCCACAGACCCCGAACTGCTGCTTCTCGACGAACCCATGGCGGCCCTCGACATCCATGCCGCCCCCATGCTGCGCAGGCTGCTCAAGCGTGTCCTCGCCAACCGCCGGGCCATCATCATCACGCACGATGTCCTGGACGCGCTCATGCTCGCCGACCGGGCCATCGTCGTCGAAGGCGGACGGATCACCGAGGAAGGGCCCACCCGCGCGGTCCTGGAGAAACCGCGCAGCAAGTTCGCCGCGGGTTTGGCGGGCATGAATCTTCTCCCCGGCACCATCACCCACCGCGGGCTGACTTCCGACGGCGGGCTGAACATCACTGCCCACCCCGAGGACGGCGCCGTCCCCGGCCAGGCCGGCGTCGCCGTCTTTTCGCCGACGGCGGTCTCGGTCTTCCTGAGCGCCGAACACGGCAGCCCGCGGAACTCGTTCGCCGTCACCATCACGGACCTTGAACCCCACGGCGACCAGATCCGCGTCCACGCCGGCGGCCTGTCCGCGGACATCACCCCGGCAGCCTCGGCGGACCTGGGACTCACGCCGGGGATGACCGTCTACTTTGTCATCAAGGCCACCGCCGTCGCCGTTTATCCGGCGTAG
- a CDS encoding amidohydrolase family protein, whose amino-acid sequence MHDIEIIDAHHHLCDYSRSYPWLQGPAEPFRYHGDDRPLRRDYSLDDYLSDAKNFNLAGSVHIENGAADPVWEAGWVQSIHDRNGLPTVQVIKANLLADDVLAHLERLVPLFTVRGVRDILNWHPDPVFTHTPRPDIITDPQWLKGFSHLAPLGLSFDLQVFPPQLSDAAVLAADHPDTQIILDHAGMPIGRDRDALSEWRQGMRRLAAEPNVTTKISALGTNDHHWTVESIRPIVLDTIEIFGPERTMFGSNFPVDGLYSDFPTLYSTFDEITQDMTRAERQFLFADTARRTYRMDWEPHGSTIGQSALPSAQTYAG is encoded by the coding sequence ATGCACGACATTGAAATCATCGACGCCCATCACCACCTGTGTGACTACTCCCGGTCCTATCCGTGGCTGCAAGGGCCAGCCGAACCATTCCGCTACCACGGCGACGACCGGCCCCTGCGGCGCGACTACTCACTGGATGACTACCTGTCCGACGCCAAGAACTTTAACCTTGCAGGGTCCGTCCATATCGAAAATGGTGCCGCGGACCCGGTTTGGGAGGCCGGCTGGGTCCAAAGCATTCACGACAGGAACGGTCTGCCAACCGTTCAGGTGATCAAGGCAAACCTCCTTGCCGACGATGTACTGGCTCACCTGGAACGGCTGGTCCCGCTGTTCACTGTCCGCGGAGTGCGCGACATCCTGAACTGGCACCCGGATCCGGTCTTCACGCACACACCCCGGCCTGACATCATTACCGATCCCCAGTGGCTCAAGGGCTTTTCACACCTGGCACCGCTGGGACTGTCCTTCGACCTTCAGGTCTTCCCGCCGCAACTGTCTGATGCCGCCGTTCTCGCCGCAGATCACCCTGATACCCAAATCATCCTCGACCATGCGGGCATGCCAATCGGCCGCGACAGGGACGCGCTCTCCGAATGGCGACAAGGCATGCGGCGGCTAGCGGCAGAACCCAACGTGACAACCAAGATTTCCGCGCTCGGAACAAACGATCATCACTGGACGGTGGAGTCCATACGCCCCATCGTTCTGGACACCATCGAAATATTCGGCCCTGAGCGGACGATGTTCGGGTCCAACTTCCCCGTTGACGGACTCTACTCGGACTTCCCGACGCTCTACAGCACCTTCGATGAGATCACGCAGGACATGACCAGAGCCGAACGACAATTCCTCTTCGCCGACACGGCCCGGCGCACGTACCGAATGGACTGGGAGCCCCACGGGTCGACGATCGGGCAGTCCGCGCTGCCTTCCGCTCAAACCTACGCCGGATAA
- a CDS encoding ABC transporter permease, translating to MSQHTMPKDDASQQGPGKKPLNNADATVKEPRRPRPAVNLQALGIYIAAVVIFLIFGALNGNFLTAGNLRDIAVSASVNAIIGLGITFVIITGGIDLAVGSIASFVGIVSATLMVNAGTSPLLALLAGILLGLVCGALNGVLITKLKLPPFIATLGTMSIYQGCAYVVTNGRPVYNVPKDFVFMLNSYVGGVPVAVILVAVLAVLCWLLLRRTVFGQNVIATGGSEETAWLSGVRVDRVKIAVYALSGVLAAIGGLVIVARINAAQTDAGSPYLLTAIASAVIGGANLMGGEGRIAGTLVGALILGALTNGLVLLNVPSFYEQIVTGLVVVIAVALDQGSKGWPLMKKRTAPKKAATA from the coding sequence ATGAGCCAGCACACCATGCCCAAAGACGACGCGAGTCAACAGGGCCCCGGCAAGAAGCCTCTGAACAATGCGGACGCCACCGTCAAAGAGCCGCGGCGGCCCCGACCGGCAGTGAACCTGCAGGCCCTGGGAATCTACATCGCCGCCGTCGTGATCTTCCTGATCTTCGGCGCGCTGAACGGAAACTTCCTCACCGCGGGCAACCTCCGGGACATCGCCGTGTCCGCCAGCGTCAACGCCATCATCGGCCTGGGCATCACCTTCGTGATCATCACCGGCGGCATCGACCTGGCAGTCGGGTCCATTGCCAGTTTCGTCGGGATTGTCTCGGCGACCCTGATGGTGAATGCCGGGACCTCGCCGCTCCTTGCCCTGCTCGCGGGCATCTTGCTGGGCCTCGTCTGCGGCGCCCTCAACGGTGTCCTGATCACGAAGCTCAAACTGCCGCCCTTCATCGCCACCCTCGGCACCATGAGCATCTACCAGGGCTGCGCCTATGTCGTCACCAACGGCCGCCCGGTATACAACGTGCCGAAGGACTTCGTGTTCATGCTCAACAGCTACGTCGGTGGAGTGCCGGTGGCCGTGATCCTGGTGGCCGTTCTTGCGGTGCTGTGCTGGCTGCTCCTTCGCCGGACCGTCTTCGGGCAGAACGTCATCGCCACCGGCGGCAGCGAGGAAACAGCCTGGCTTTCGGGCGTCCGCGTCGACCGGGTAAAGATTGCCGTCTACGCCCTGTCCGGCGTTCTGGCGGCCATCGGCGGCCTCGTGATCGTCGCCCGCATTAACGCCGCGCAGACAGACGCCGGCAGCCCCTACCTGCTCACCGCTATCGCTTCGGCCGTGATCGGTGGAGCAAACCTCATGGGCGGGGAGGGGCGCATTGCAGGAACCCTTGTCGGAGCGCTGATCCTGGGTGCGCTAACCAACGGCCTCGTCCTGCTCAACGTCCCCAGTTTCTACGAACAGATCGTCACGGGCCTAGTTGTTGTCATCGCCGTTGCACTGGACCAGGGCAGCAAGGGATGGCCGCTAATGAAAAAAAGGACGGCGCCCAAGAAAGCAGCAACAGCCTGA
- a CDS encoding ATP-binding cassette domain-containing protein: MAFGAKIVALDEPTTSMLEHNVEGVLNRVREISHSRGVGIIYVSHKMPEVMTVSDKVVVLRDGRVNFTSAISQTSEHDIVRNMVGRQLLEFKRQHPVPPDAPVVFEATDVAHPKGVGPLSLQVRAGEVLGIAGLVGSGRTEFLRAIIRADKGSSGTISIDGRKRRIRSPRDSRNAGIAFIPEERKHQGLVLQVPAYANVALTADRQFNGFGPLLSRRKQIAAAEEAASRMSLRPNNVRLNARQFSGGNQQKIVIAKWTWRNTKVFLFDEPTKGVDVGGKVEIYELIDALAKAGSAVIVVSSDLPEIISLSDRVKVMRQGTFVSEHTGDDINEHSLVAGAMGIAERTT, from the coding sequence TTGGCGTTCGGTGCCAAGATCGTGGCCCTCGATGAACCCACGACCAGCATGCTGGAACACAACGTTGAAGGTGTGCTGAACCGGGTCCGCGAAATTTCCCACTCCCGCGGCGTGGGAATCATCTACGTTTCGCACAAAATGCCGGAGGTCATGACTGTTTCCGACAAGGTGGTCGTCCTGCGCGACGGCAGGGTGAACTTCACCAGTGCCATCAGCCAGACGAGTGAGCACGACATTGTCCGGAACATGGTGGGCAGGCAGCTCCTGGAGTTCAAGAGGCAGCATCCTGTGCCGCCGGACGCACCAGTAGTTTTCGAGGCCACGGACGTTGCCCATCCCAAAGGTGTTGGTCCGCTGTCACTGCAGGTCCGGGCGGGCGAGGTGCTGGGCATCGCCGGGCTCGTCGGTTCCGGGCGCACCGAGTTCCTGCGGGCGATCATCCGCGCCGACAAGGGAAGCAGCGGCACGATCAGCATCGACGGTCGAAAGCGCCGCATCCGCTCCCCGCGGGACAGCCGAAATGCCGGTATCGCTTTCATCCCGGAGGAGCGCAAGCACCAGGGGCTTGTTCTGCAGGTCCCGGCCTACGCGAACGTCGCCCTCACCGCTGATCGGCAGTTCAACGGCTTCGGTCCGCTGCTGAGCCGCCGCAAGCAGATAGCTGCCGCAGAGGAAGCGGCGTCCCGCATGTCGTTACGCCCGAATAATGTCCGGCTCAATGCCCGCCAGTTCTCGGGCGGTAACCAGCAGAAAATCGTCATTGCCAAATGGACTTGGCGGAACACCAAGGTCTTCCTGTTTGACGAGCCGACCAAAGGCGTGGACGTCGGAGGCAAGGTCGAAATCTATGAACTGATCGACGCGCTGGCCAAGGCTGGAAGCGCCGTCATCGTCGTCTCTTCGGATCTTCCGGAAATCATCTCCCTGAGCGACAGAGTCAAGGTCATGCGGCAGGGGACCTTTGTCTCCGAACACACCGGCGATGACATCAATGAACACAGCCTCGTGGCCGGAGCCATGGGAATCGCAGAAAGAACAACATGA
- a CDS encoding ATP-binding cassette domain-containing protein: MTAPLLELKNIAKSFPGVRALADVSFTLERGEICTLAGENGAGKSTLLAILGGSLLPDQGSVIIDGVRREHFSPRQALADGVRIAHQEPAIVPQLTVEQNLLLGRTPAQRKAARQDIDQALADVARMGFPLDAKAPVGGLSPSATP, translated from the coding sequence ATGACTGCACCGTTGTTGGAACTCAAAAACATCGCCAAGTCGTTCCCGGGCGTGCGCGCCCTGGCAGACGTCAGCTTCACCTTGGAGCGGGGAGAAATCTGTACACTCGCGGGGGAGAACGGGGCGGGCAAGAGCACCCTGCTTGCCATCCTGGGCGGGTCCCTGCTGCCGGACCAGGGCTCTGTGATTATTGACGGGGTTCGAAGAGAGCACTTTTCTCCCCGGCAGGCCCTTGCCGACGGGGTACGGATCGCCCATCAGGAGCCTGCGATCGTTCCGCAGTTGACGGTGGAACAGAACCTTTTGCTGGGACGGACGCCGGCGCAGCGGAAGGCGGCCCGGCAGGACATTGACCAGGCTCTGGCCGATGTTGCCCGGATGGGTTTTCCGCTCGATGCCAAGGCCCCGGTCGGTGGGCTCAGTCCGAGCGCCACGCCCTGA
- a CDS encoding sugar ABC transporter substrate-binding protein, with protein sequence MNKISKRATQMAAATAAVALLAACSATPDGGGSGSGASGTTAGLASLVDGAGKTAIKDLTSSLGQPSGSKDTKLCYITRTLSNEFWGYERDGFEAEAKKLGVPYQTFDVTDESSITEQLDKAKSAANQGCKALLASPISATGLDTVFTDALAKNVPVIILNDAKGTVPGTVYVGPDAQTIGQTAADYIAKKLPDGGKVAMIEGDPGSSNALNRGEGFKAGLAKHSNLNLVASQTAKWDQTRAQEIASAMLTANPDIKAFYSQNDGMALGVAAAIAAKNLTGKVLLVGTDGIPQAKKEIQAGNMTATVSEQPTTEGASGVDTALWLLAGKKVPGWVDVPAFIIDSKNVSKYPTGMP encoded by the coding sequence ATGAACAAAATTTCCAAGAGGGCCACGCAGATGGCCGCAGCTACCGCAGCTGTGGCGTTGCTCGCGGCCTGCAGTGCTACTCCAGATGGCGGCGGCAGCGGCTCCGGTGCGTCAGGAACGACGGCAGGACTCGCTTCTCTGGTGGACGGCGCAGGCAAAACCGCGATCAAGGACCTCACCAGCAGCCTTGGCCAGCCCAGCGGTTCCAAGGACACGAAGCTTTGCTACATCACCCGGACGCTCTCCAACGAGTTCTGGGGCTATGAACGCGATGGTTTCGAAGCCGAGGCAAAGAAGCTGGGTGTCCCGTATCAGACGTTCGACGTCACTGACGAGTCTTCGATCACCGAGCAGCTGGATAAGGCCAAGAGTGCGGCGAACCAGGGTTGCAAGGCCCTTCTTGCTTCGCCGATTTCGGCAACGGGCCTGGATACCGTTTTCACTGACGCGCTGGCCAAGAATGTGCCCGTTATTATCCTGAATGATGCAAAGGGCACTGTTCCGGGAACCGTCTATGTGGGCCCGGACGCGCAGACGATTGGCCAGACGGCAGCGGATTACATCGCCAAGAAGCTTCCCGACGGTGGCAAGGTTGCCATGATCGAAGGCGATCCGGGATCCTCAAACGCCCTGAACCGGGGCGAGGGATTCAAGGCGGGGCTGGCGAAGCATTCCAACCTGAACTTGGTTGCATCCCAGACGGCAAAGTGGGACCAGACCCGCGCCCAGGAAATCGCATCCGCCATGCTTACAGCCAACCCTGACATCAAGGCCTTCTACTCCCAGAACGATGGCATGGCCCTTGGTGTGGCCGCGGCCATTGCGGCGAAGAACCTGACGGGCAAAGTGCTCCTGGTGGGAACGGACGGAATTCCGCAGGCGAAGAAGGAAATTCAGGCCGGGAACATGACGGCCACGGTCAGTGAGCAGCCGACGACTGAAGGTGCCAGCGGAGTGGACACGGCGCTTTGGCTGCTGGCGGGCAAGAAAGTTCCCGGTTGGGTGGACGTTCCGGCCTTCATCATTGATTCAAAAAACGTGTCCAAGTACCCAACCGGCATGCCGTAA
- a CDS encoding PfkB family carbohydrate kinase, giving the protein MRSTSICVVGSLNADLIAYVGADGSAASYATGSKFEMAAGGKSLNAAMSIASLDPTVTLVGRIGSDDLGNFIAGALSTRGVTTEGLIRDDAIHTGVGHVRVNPEGEYDTVVVPGANGNFSADDVDAYLDSHEPPAFVVLNLEVPLPAVRQAATRFRERGATVVLNLSPVNAEARALLRLADVVVMNRSEACHILDVPPTTGERLLLTALREAGARTPVLTLGDGGVVALNGNDLVKEEVEPTRVVNSVGAGDSFLAMMVLAMANDHPFPVCLRAANEAGRLVCGRSESFLTSADVRHIEDVIGVPLAKAAATYPRASEIIHG; this is encoded by the coding sequence ATGCGGTCAACGAGTATCTGCGTCGTCGGGTCCCTAAATGCGGACCTCATTGCCTACGTTGGCGCAGACGGGAGCGCGGCGAGCTACGCGACCGGGTCCAAGTTCGAAATGGCCGCCGGCGGTAAGAGCCTCAATGCCGCAATGAGCATCGCGTCGCTGGATCCGACGGTAACGCTCGTGGGACGTATCGGTTCTGACGATCTCGGCAACTTCATCGCCGGGGCACTCAGCACTCGGGGCGTCACTACAGAAGGCCTCATTCGTGATGATGCCATCCACACCGGTGTCGGGCATGTAAGGGTCAATCCTGAGGGCGAGTACGACACCGTCGTTGTCCCGGGAGCCAACGGGAATTTTTCGGCGGATGATGTGGACGCCTACCTCGATAGCCATGAGCCGCCAGCGTTTGTGGTTCTGAACCTGGAGGTCCCGCTTCCGGCCGTGCGACAGGCCGCGACCCGCTTCCGTGAACGCGGGGCAACCGTGGTGCTGAACCTCTCTCCGGTGAATGCCGAGGCGAGGGCACTACTTCGTCTCGCCGACGTTGTGGTCATGAACCGCAGCGAGGCTTGCCACATACTGGACGTCCCGCCAACCACCGGCGAACGCTTGCTGCTTACAGCTCTGCGTGAGGCCGGCGCTCGGACCCCGGTTCTGACACTGGGCGACGGCGGGGTGGTGGCCCTGAACGGCAACGATCTGGTCAAGGAGGAAGTTGAGCCGACCCGCGTTGTGAACTCCGTCGGGGCGGGAGACAGCTTCCTGGCCATGATGGTCTTGGCCATGGCCAACGACCACCCGTTCCCGGTATGCCTCCGGGCTGCCAACGAGGCCGGACGGCTGGTCTGTGGCCGCTCTGAATCTTTCCTCACATCCGCTGACGTCAGGCACATTGAGGACGTCATCGGAGTTCCCCTGGCTAAAGCCGCGGCTACGTACCCGCGAGCGTCGGAGATAATCCATGGCTGA
- a CDS encoding sugar phosphate isomerase/epimerase family protein: protein MTEIKYSTRLNSFALGKGKKYPSGEDSVIDLIAIAGTVKGLTTLELNYPEHFGQHSVDEIKAALEKADLDVRGIQLRWPAPQFANGGFTNPDPALREAAVGMVKEAISLCREFGADHVLLWPAHDGYEYPLEMDYMKSWDWMVESLQTVADVDQDMRISIEYKPAEPRGRTILNTTGAVMNLIKDCDRPNLGVTLDFGHLLMARENPAQSAAMCLRDQKLYGLQLNDSHGVADDGLVVASIHLAETVELVYYLIREGYQGTYYFDTDPVRENPVSECEMNIERMGTIIDKARELVRDHPDLPNGDALHSSAVVWSKVVGV from the coding sequence ATGACCGAAATCAAATACTCCACCCGACTTAATTCCTTTGCCTTGGGGAAGGGCAAGAAATACCCCAGCGGTGAAGACTCCGTGATCGACCTGATCGCCATCGCGGGCACCGTCAAGGGACTGACGACGCTTGAACTGAACTACCCGGAGCACTTCGGCCAGCACTCGGTCGACGAAATAAAGGCGGCCCTGGAGAAAGCCGATCTTGACGTCCGCGGCATCCAGCTCCGCTGGCCGGCGCCTCAATTTGCCAACGGAGGATTCACCAACCCCGATCCCGCCCTTCGGGAGGCAGCCGTAGGAATGGTGAAGGAAGCCATTAGCCTGTGCCGGGAATTCGGCGCCGACCATGTACTTCTGTGGCCAGCCCATGACGGCTACGAATACCCGTTGGAAATGGACTACATGAAGTCCTGGGACTGGATGGTCGAAAGCCTGCAGACGGTCGCCGATGTCGACCAGGACATGCGCATTTCTATCGAGTACAAGCCGGCGGAGCCGCGTGGACGCACTATCCTCAACACCACCGGCGCAGTCATGAACCTCATCAAAGACTGTGACCGCCCGAACCTCGGAGTCACCCTTGACTTCGGACACCTGCTGATGGCCCGGGAAAATCCGGCCCAGTCCGCGGCCATGTGCTTGCGGGACCAGAAACTGTACGGGCTGCAGCTCAATGATTCGCACGGTGTGGCCGACGACGGCCTCGTGGTAGCGTCGATCCACCTCGCGGAAACAGTGGAACTCGTGTACTACCTGATCCGCGAGGGATACCAGGGAACGTACTATTTCGATACCGATCCTGTGCGGGAGAACCCGGTCTCCGAATGCGAAATGAACATTGAGAGGATGGGGACCATCATCGACAAGGCCCGCGAACTGGTTCGGGACCACCCGGATCTTCCGAACGGGGACGCACTTCACTCATCGGCTGTCGTTTGGTCGAAAGTCGTTGGTGTCTAG
- a CDS encoding sugar-binding transcriptional regulator, with translation MTQLTGSTSFLSTSTEQLRLFTKIAVLYHEEGMSQAEISQRLNLSQARVSRYLKNAVELGIVRTSIVQPAGIYVGLEKALEEKYQLREVVVVDVMDGASLGMRLGSSAATYLETTIDADDYVGISSWSTTLLHTVEAMRSRPRKIAKEVIQLIGGVGSPQAQIQATRLVSHLAELTSAKPYYMGCPGLVANQQIREAFVADPAVKASIAAWDRLTTLLVGIGTFPASPLWQASGNALSRAEERELAGAGAVGEICLRFFDSNGMPMKPAIEERMISIDAEAMMRIPRRIGVAGGMRKLDAIRGAIDGGWINVLITDADVARQLLEPPQL, from the coding sequence ATGACGCAACTCACAGGGTCCACTTCCTTCCTGTCGACCAGCACCGAACAGTTGCGGCTGTTCACGAAGATCGCTGTGCTGTACCACGAGGAGGGCATGTCCCAAGCGGAAATCTCTCAGCGTCTGAACCTGTCCCAAGCCCGCGTTTCGCGCTATCTCAAGAACGCCGTTGAGCTGGGTATCGTGCGGACCTCGATAGTGCAGCCGGCAGGTATCTACGTTGGGCTGGAGAAGGCTCTGGAAGAGAAGTATCAACTTCGTGAAGTTGTGGTGGTTGACGTCATGGACGGCGCCTCACTGGGGATGCGTTTGGGGTCATCAGCGGCAACCTATCTGGAGACCACCATCGACGCCGACGACTATGTGGGCATCTCCTCATGGAGCACGACCCTCCTGCATACGGTTGAAGCCATGCGTTCTCGGCCGAGAAAAATCGCCAAGGAGGTGATCCAGCTCATCGGCGGCGTGGGCAGTCCACAGGCGCAGATTCAGGCCACGCGCTTGGTCTCGCACTTGGCAGAACTGACGTCGGCCAAGCCCTACTACATGGGATGCCCGGGACTGGTGGCGAACCAACAGATCCGGGAGGCGTTCGTAGCAGATCCTGCCGTGAAGGCGTCCATTGCGGCCTGGGACCGCCTCACCACCTTGCTGGTGGGTATCGGCACATTCCCGGCGTCCCCCCTGTGGCAAGCCAGCGGGAACGCCCTGAGCAGAGCGGAAGAAAGGGAACTAGCCGGAGCCGGAGCCGTCGGAGAGATATGTTTGCGCTTCTTCGACAGCAACGGCATGCCCATGAAACCAGCCATCGAGGAAAGAATGATCTCCATTGACGCCGAAGCCATGATGCGCATACCCCGCCGCATCGGCGTCGCCGGCGGCATGCGCAAACTGGATGCCATTCGAGGCGCCATCGACGGAGGCTGGATCAACGTCTTGATAACGGATGCAGATGTGGCACGACAGCTACTGGAGCCGCCGCAATTGTAG
- the arfA gene encoding arabinosylfuranosidase ArfA: MSRARITLDRDFTVGEVPRRLFGSFVEHMGRCVYTGIYEPGHPEADENGFRQDVLKLVKELGATVIRYPGGNFVSGYNWEDGIGPRENRPRRLDGAWHTLETNAFGLHEFVDWSRQAGTEIMEAINLGTRGVDAAREIVEYANHPGGTYLSDLRAKNGHKDPFNIKLWCLGNEMDGPWQIGHKTAEEYGRLAQEAAKAMRFVDPDIELVACGSSNSGMPTFGAWEQTVLTQAYEEVDYVSLHAYYQEHDGDVGSFLASAVDTDYFIESVIATADAVRAKGKHKKHINLSFDEWNVWYQRGLDTEDQPHNVTKAGWREHPRVIEDKYNVTDAVVVGTLLNSLLRHGDRVKIANQAQLVNVIAPIFSEENGPAWRQTIFHPFARMAELAKGQILRLSVDSDKYGNARFGDTDLVDVSATWNEETGRVALFFANRGLEEAADVEVALRGFDARQVLRAEVLEIPEGGDRFTINAQGSPDRVGLKPLEGAKASGSELRLSLPALSWAVVELDVVKN, from the coding sequence ATGTCCCGCGCAAGGATCACACTCGACCGCGACTTCACCGTCGGGGAAGTACCCCGCCGCCTTTTCGGCTCCTTCGTTGAGCACATGGGCCGCTGTGTGTACACCGGCATCTATGAGCCCGGCCACCCGGAGGCCGACGAGAACGGCTTCCGGCAGGACGTACTCAAGCTCGTCAAGGAACTCGGCGCCACCGTCATCCGCTACCCCGGCGGCAACTTCGTCTCCGGCTACAACTGGGAGGACGGCATCGGTCCCCGGGAAAACCGCCCGCGGCGGCTCGACGGCGCCTGGCACACTCTCGAGACCAACGCCTTCGGCCTGCACGAGTTCGTGGACTGGTCCCGGCAGGCCGGCACCGAAATCATGGAGGCCATCAATCTGGGCACCAGGGGAGTGGACGCGGCCCGCGAGATCGTGGAGTACGCCAACCACCCCGGCGGTACCTACCTGTCCGACCTGCGCGCCAAGAACGGGCACAAGGACCCGTTCAACATCAAGCTGTGGTGCCTCGGCAACGAGATGGACGGGCCGTGGCAGATCGGCCACAAGACCGCCGAGGAATACGGCCGGCTGGCCCAGGAAGCGGCGAAGGCAATGCGGTTCGTGGACCCGGACATCGAACTGGTGGCCTGCGGCAGCTCCAACTCCGGAATGCCTACCTTCGGGGCCTGGGAGCAGACAGTGCTAACCCAGGCCTACGAGGAAGTGGATTACGTCTCGCTGCACGCCTACTACCAGGAGCACGACGGCGACGTCGGCAGCTTCCTCGCCAGCGCCGTCGACACCGACTACTTCATCGAGTCCGTGATCGCCACGGCCGACGCCGTCCGCGCGAAGGGCAAGCACAAGAAGCACATCAACCTGTCCTTCGACGAATGGAACGTCTGGTACCAGCGCGGCCTCGACACCGAGGACCAGCCGCACAACGTGACCAAGGCCGGCTGGCGCGAGCACCCCCGGGTCATCGAGGACAAGTACAACGTGACGGACGCCGTCGTCGTCGGAACCCTGCTCAACTCGCTGCTCCGCCACGGCGACCGGGTGAAGATCGCCAACCAGGCGCAGCTGGTCAACGTGATCGCGCCGATCTTCAGTGAGGAGAACGGACCGGCCTGGCGCCAGACCATCTTCCACCCCTTCGCCCGGATGGCCGAACTGGCGAAGGGCCAGATCCTGCGCCTTTCCGTCGACTCGGACAAGTACGGGAACGCGCGGTTCGGCGACACCGACCTCGTGGACGTCAGCGCGACGTGGAACGAGGAAACCGGGCGCGTAGCGCTGTTCTTCGCGAATCGCGGGCTGGAGGAGGCGGCCGACGTCGAGGTGGCCCTGCGCGGTTTCGATGCCCGCCAGGTGCTCCGGGCGGAGGTCTTGGAAATCCCGGAGGGCGGGGACCGCTTCACGATCAACGCCCAGGGAAGCCCCGACCGGGTTGGCCTCAAGCCGCTCGAAGGGGCGAAGGCAAGCGGCTCCGAACTCCGGCTGAGCCTGCCTGCCCTGTCCTGGGCCGTCGTCGAGCTGGACGTGGTCAAGAACTGA